The Myxococcales bacterium genome includes the window CGGCGTCGTCCGCGCCCATCGCGGCTGGCAGGCCGGAGCGGCCGTCTTCGCCGTGGTCGCCTTGTCGCAGTTTTTCTGGGTTTCGCCGCTGCTGGGCATCGAAGCGGGCGGCGGTCGTTTCGCTTTTCAGGGATTGCCCGCCCAGGGCCTGACGTTGGGCAACCCGAACGCGCCCATTCAAATCGAGGAGTATACCGATTTCCAATGTCCGTTCTGCGGCAAGGCGCACAACGTCATGCTGCAACTGGTTGGCAGATATCCCGATAAAATCCGCCTGACGCACCGCGATTACCCGCTCGACCTGGAATGCAATCCGAATATCAACCGGCCCTTCCATCCCGACGCCTGCCGGGCGGCCCTGTACGCCCGCTGCGCCGCGAAAGGAAATCGTTTCTGGCAGCTCGATGAAGCGATGTTTCGCAACAACAAGTACCTGCAAAAGGAAAACATCGCCGCGTACGCGAGCGAAGCGGGGTTGAAAATGAAGGCGCTCGACGAGTGCGTGGCCGACCCGAAAACGCGCGCGGAAATTCTGGGGGACATCAACGAAGGCCACGACCGCGGCGTGACCGCCACGCCCACTTTCTTCGTCAACGGCGAAATGATCGTCGGTTTCCGCCCCATCGAATTCTGGGAGGCGAAAATTCAAGAACTGCTCGCCAGGCCCGCCGGACGCTGAATTCAAAAATCAGCTTGCCGCCGTCTTTCCGTGTGCCGGCCGGGGTCCACGTGAGATTGTACCCTCACCCCCGACCCCTCGCCGATGCAAGGACGAGGGGTGAAATTGCTTTCCCTTCTCCCCTCGTGGGAGAAGGGCAGGGATGAGGGGGAAACGCCGCCCAACCCGTCATGCCGAACTCGTTTCGGCATCTCAAAGCCCGACCCTGAAAAAAAACCTCGCCGTCTTACCGTGCGCCAGCCGGAATCCACATCGGCAGCGCCAGCGACTTGACTGGTGTAAGAGCGGCTTAGCAGCCGCGATCTCACCTCTTCGCCGAACCCTCCGCCGGATTTGCCGGAACTGATAATTTTCGTTTATTTTTCCATGGCTTATAATCCATTCCCAAATCACCGGCCAGATTCAATTCATATGCATTAAAAAAATAATTCATTTTCCCCTTGTTTTTTTTTTTTTCAAAGATGTATCTTCCTATTCGCCTTCCGGATTTACAACGTATCTGGATGCACGAAGCGAAGGCGCTTGGAGAGCGCTCATGCCCAATTGGTACGTCGATCCAGACCAGTCCGACGATTCCGGCACCGGCGAAAGCTGGGCCACCGCTAAAAAACATCTCAACGCGATGATCCAGGCCCTGACCTATCCGCTGGCCGGCGAAAACATCATCCATTTAAAGGTCGGCGCGACCAACCCCTACGAGCGTTCCAGGTGACGGGCTACAGCCGGGCGCGGTTCATCTATTGCCGGGCCGACAACGCCGAGGTGGGCTTCCTGG containing:
- a CDS encoding thioredoxin domain-containing protein; translated protein: MTEKKYTGRFIVIFFCLVIGLAASIYSLDLFLLVQKHGPNVDSFCAISETINCVTVETSEYAVILGVPIALYGLEYYAVALAVLLLSFTGVWSLRQWQSYLFWLAAISVPVITVLAYLAFAVIGSICIVCCSVYLVNLTMLICLLLANRGHRRELAAAGPREFFGVVRAHRGWQAGAAVFAVVALSQFFWVSPLLGIEAGGGRFAFQGLPAQGLTLGNPNAPIQIEEYTDFQCPFCGKAHNVMLQLVGRYPDKIRLTHRDYPLDLECNPNINRPFHPDACRAALYARCAAKGNRFWQLDEAMFRNNKYLQKENIAAYASEAGLKMKALDECVADPKTRAEILGDINEGHDRGVTATPTFFVNGEMIVGFRPIEFWEAKIQELLARPAGR